A part of Aquaspirillum sp. LM1 genomic DNA contains:
- a CDS encoding DUF4351 domain-containing protein: protein MQKGQQQGRQEGEALLLQRLLTRRFGALSADCVARIRTASSGQLEQWSDRVLDARTLAEVFEQA from the coding sequence TTGCAGAAAGGTCAGCAGCAAGGTCGGCAAGAAGGCGAAGCCCTGCTGCTGCAACGCTTGCTCACCCGCCGCTTTGGCGCACTGTCTGCTGACTGCGTCGCCCGAATCCGCACCGCAAGTTCCGGGCAACTGGAGCAGTGGAGTGATCGGGTACTGGACGCCAGGACACTGGCCGAGGTGTTTGAGCAAGCCTGA
- a CDS encoding sigma-54-dependent Fis family transcriptional regulator, which yields MTAIKYPKNQDLRELVRFSCETGHIWLAESRMLMLHASAMALLRRELIQQVGPELARNLLTRVGYQSGMNDAEIARKIRGSANPQDAFVVGPQLHMLEGSVKVIPVRMAFDQAAGQFDGEFLWEGSWEADAHVRDFGHTDDPMCWMQIGYASGYTSAFMGQFILFKEVECAAAGRSHCRIVGKPLAEWEDAEDYRHFFAQDSIQTQLQALQHQVEVLRRSAQHPPCDGMIGSATNFRHACHLIHRAAASAVTVLLQGETGVGKERFARLLHKQSPRREQPFIAVNCAAIPENLIESELFGVEKGAYTGAQHTRMGRFERADGGTLFLDEIGELPLAAQAKLLRVLQEGEIERLGDQKVRKINVRLVAASHVDLKQAVADGRFRADLYYRIHVYPVVIPPLRERRSDIPLLAEAIIERLTALHEKPVCGITDKALRALQAQAWPGNVRELENTLELGLILADPGGAIELNHLFPLHSEPDHTGLDRQGNLQADSHTSRAALYEQMLASGLNFDDIERGFLDHAVRKADGNLSRAARMLGMTRPQLAYRLKKTLSQASVVS from the coding sequence ATGACGGCCATCAAGTACCCCAAAAACCAGGATTTGCGCGAACTGGTGCGCTTTTCCTGTGAAACCGGGCATATCTGGCTGGCGGAAAGCCGGATGCTGATGCTGCACGCCAGCGCCATGGCACTGCTGCGCCGCGAGCTGATTCAGCAGGTCGGCCCGGAGCTGGCGCGCAATCTGCTCACCCGGGTGGGCTATCAGTCCGGGATGAACGATGCGGAAATTGCCCGCAAGATTCGCGGCAGCGCCAACCCGCAGGATGCGTTTGTGGTGGGCCCGCAATTGCACATGCTGGAAGGCAGCGTGAAGGTGATTCCGGTACGCATGGCGTTTGACCAGGCCGCCGGACAGTTTGACGGCGAGTTTTTGTGGGAGGGCTCGTGGGAAGCCGACGCGCATGTGCGCGACTTTGGCCATACCGACGACCCGATGTGCTGGATGCAGATTGGCTACGCCTCGGGCTATACCTCGGCGTTCATGGGCCAGTTCATCCTGTTCAAGGAGGTGGAATGCGCCGCCGCCGGGCGCAGCCACTGCCGGATAGTCGGCAAGCCGCTGGCCGAATGGGAAGACGCCGAAGACTACCGGCATTTTTTTGCCCAGGACTCGATCCAGACCCAGTTGCAGGCCTTGCAGCATCAGGTGGAGGTGCTGCGCCGCTCGGCCCAGCACCCACCCTGCGACGGTATGATTGGCTCGGCAACCAATTTCCGCCACGCCTGCCATCTGATCCACCGCGCCGCTGCCAGCGCAGTGACCGTGCTGCTGCAAGGCGAAACCGGGGTGGGCAAGGAGCGCTTTGCCCGGCTGCTGCACAAGCAGAGCCCCCGGCGCGAACAACCGTTCATTGCAGTGAACTGTGCGGCGATTCCGGAAAACCTGATCGAATCCGAGCTGTTTGGCGTAGAAAAAGGCGCGTATACCGGCGCGCAGCACACCCGGATGGGCCGCTTTGAACGTGCGGATGGCGGCACGCTGTTTCTGGATGAAATTGGCGAACTGCCGCTGGCGGCGCAGGCCAAGCTGTTGCGGGTGCTGCAAGAGGGCGAGATTGAACGGCTGGGCGACCAGAAAGTGCGCAAGATCAATGTGCGGCTGGTGGCCGCGTCACACGTTGACCTGAAACAGGCGGTGGCCGATGGGCGCTTTCGCGCCGACCTGTACTACCGGATTCATGTCTATCCGGTGGTGATTCCGCCGCTACGCGAGCGGCGCAGTGATATTCCGCTGCTGGCCGAAGCGATTATCGAACGGCTGACCGCGCTGCACGAAAAACCGGTGTGCGGCATCACCGACAAAGCGTTGCGCGCGCTGCAGGCGCAAGCCTGGCCAGGCAATGTGCGCGAGCTGGAAAACACCCTGGAACTGGGGCTGATCCTGGCTGACCCCGGCGGGGCGATTGAGCTGAACCACCTGTTTCCGCTGCACAGCGAGCCAGACCACACCGGCCTGGACCGCCAGGGCAATTTGCAGGCCGACAGCCACACCAGCCGCGCCGCGCTCTACGAGCAGATGCTGGCCAGCGGGCTGAATTTTGATGATATCGAGCGCGGTTTTCTGGATCACGCGGTGCGCAAGGCCGACGGCAACCTGTCGCGGGCGGCCAGAATGCTGGGCATGACCCGGCCCCAACTGGCCTATCGGCTGAAAAAGACCCTCAGCCAGGCCAGCGTCGTGAGCTGA
- a CDS encoding phenol hydroxylase subunit — MCPADFDPTARFVRVTGQQHPPFVEFAFAIGDPTLSVELVLPEAAFQAFCQANQATLLAPLDAEAGDWAARLRASQADEEGHEQQAHHCLTRPWPSE, encoded by the coding sequence ATGTGCCCCGCTGATTTTGACCCCACGGCCCGCTTTGTCCGGGTAACCGGCCAGCAACACCCGCCGTTTGTCGAGTTTGCCTTTGCCATCGGCGACCCAACGCTGTCCGTCGAGCTGGTGTTGCCGGAAGCCGCGTTTCAGGCGTTTTGTCAGGCCAATCAGGCCACCCTGCTGGCCCCGCTGGACGCCGAGGCTGGCGACTGGGCGGCGCGGCTGCGCGCCAGTCAGGCAGACGAAGAAGGGCATGAGCAGCAGGCGCACCACTGTCTGACCCGACCCTGGCCATCAGAATAA
- a CDS encoding c-type cytochrome: protein MKLRWMLSAATLLLLTQAQAADPKAVEAMMQKNGCFACHSVEQKIIGPSYRDVAKRYAGQPEMVAKLVTKVKNGGGGVWGNMGMPPHPTLKDDDIHAMIDWVLKH, encoded by the coding sequence ATGAAACTGCGCTGGATGCTGTCTGCCGCCACCTTGCTGCTGCTGACTCAGGCTCAGGCCGCCGACCCAAAGGCGGTTGAGGCCATGATGCAAAAAAATGGCTGTTTTGCCTGCCATAGCGTCGAACAGAAAATCATTGGCCCCAGCTACCGCGATGTGGCCAAACGTTACGCCGGTCAGCCGGAAATGGTGGCCAAGCTGGTGACCAAGGTGAAGAACGGCGGCGGCGGGGTATGGGGCAATATGGGCATGCCCCCGCATCCCACCCTGAAAGATGACGACATCCACGCTATGATTGACTGGGTGCTCAAGCATTAA
- a CDS encoding sensor histidine kinase: MDLRKRLTAWLAGFSVLLLICVSAYWLNAARDDAREELRASEQLLALIDILARQDASPATSAAQIRALVQAGGFRHLSLHLGEPPATSEQHWLRPLANQIDFNRQSTQLTLEGQRVSIQLEPYSEIEEKIRDASGMILFTVLISAISIVACWITIGRALAPAQRIEAALHALEDDAPIQLPHFPLREFDRIAHTLNALSAKLHTARQRQRQLSRRLLAVREQEQAELARELHDELGQSLEAIGVCAAYLVRHGPADDSHPLQQCARDIQGETRRIHAHIRALLGELRPHGLDGLALKDALDELASQWQARLPHIDLRYDWSQLPTLPGPHALPAYRAVQECLTNIARHSRASQVSLLGEQDGDWAVLTLRDNGVANTPPKYGCGLLGMQERLASIGGDMSARPHPDGGLLVVVRVPVLGLS, from the coding sequence ATGGATTTACGTAAACGACTCACGGCCTGGCTTGCCGGGTTTTCCGTCTTATTGCTGATATGCGTCAGCGCCTACTGGCTGAATGCCGCCCGTGACGACGCCCGCGAAGAGCTGCGCGCCTCGGAGCAATTGCTGGCGCTGATTGACATCCTGGCCCGCCAAGACGCCAGCCCGGCCACGTCGGCGGCGCAAATTCGGGCGCTGGTGCAAGCAGGTGGCTTTCGCCATCTGTCGCTGCATCTGGGCGAACCGCCAGCCACGAGCGAACAGCACTGGCTACGCCCGCTGGCCAACCAGATCGACTTCAATCGCCAGTCCACCCAGCTGACGCTGGAAGGCCAGCGGGTGTCGATCCAGCTGGAGCCATACAGCGAAATTGAAGAAAAAATCCGCGATGCCAGCGGGATGATCCTGTTTACCGTGCTGATCAGCGCCATTTCCATTGTGGCCTGCTGGATCACCATTGGCCGGGCGCTGGCCCCGGCCCAGCGCATCGAAGCGGCGCTGCATGCGCTGGAAGACGACGCACCGATTCAGCTGCCCCATTTTCCGCTGCGCGAATTTGACCGCATCGCCCACACCCTGAACGCGCTGTCAGCCAAACTGCACACCGCCCGCCAGCGCCAGCGCCAGCTCAGCCGCCGGCTGCTGGCGGTGCGCGAACAGGAGCAGGCCGAGCTGGCGCGCGAACTGCACGACGAACTGGGCCAATCGCTGGAGGCGATTGGCGTTTGCGCCGCCTACCTGGTCCGTCACGGCCCAGCCGATGACAGCCACCCGCTGCAGCAGTGTGCCCGCGACATTCAAGGCGAAACCCGGCGCATTCATGCCCATATCCGCGCACTGCTGGGCGAATTGCGCCCGCATGGACTGGATGGCCTGGCGCTGAAAGACGCGCTGGATGAACTGGCCAGCCAGTGGCAGGCGCGCCTGCCACACATCGACCTGCGCTACGACTGGAGCCAGCTGCCCACCCTGCCCGGCCCGCACGCGCTGCCGGCCTACCGCGCCGTGCAGGAATGCCTGACCAATATTGCCCGTCACAGCCGGGCCAGCCAGGTCAGCCTGCTGGGCGAGCAGGACGGCGACTGGGCGGTGCTGACCCTGCGCGACAATGGCGTGGCCAATACCCCACCAAAGTACGGTTGCGGACTATTGGGCATGCAGGAGAGACTGGCCAGCATCGGGGGAGACATGTCCGCCCGGCCCCATCCCGACGGCGGCCTGCTGGTGGTGGTGCGCGTGCCGGTGCTGGGGCTGAGTTAG
- the yjjJ gene encoding type II toxin-antitoxin system HipA family toxin YjjJ gives MPDTDLFALLRHGPLDAPNLCQRLAISQPTLSRRIAQAGDAIVRIGRARATRYLARRAVRGQHSFVLYQVDASGQATPWGELIPVHPGFVWRANNGVSSWSEGLPWWLQDMRPQGFLGRAWGRARASALALPDDAQDWSDEHVLIALAAGEADAPGNLLIGQASLAAWRDHAPLSLHREQRAEHYPRLAAQVMAGEPIGSSAGGEQPKFAVRVDGQDVLVKFSAANDNAVSRRWRDLLRAEHLALCSLAEHGLAAADSEIFEHDGQCFLQLTRFDRTPAGGRLALTSLAALDAEFLGLGATVWPQYTAALLTQQRITPRAHHDACRLYAFGVLIGNTDMHTGNLSFLHNGPYPLELALAYDMLPMALAPNRQGDMRDSIPPPVLNSWVTPAVWAEMEAVAEGYWARVGWGRSARLPD, from the coding sequence ATGCCTGACACTGATCTGTTTGCCCTGTTGCGCCATGGCCCGCTGGACGCGCCCAACCTGTGCCAGCGCCTGGCCATCAGCCAGCCCACCCTGTCGCGGCGCATTGCTCAGGCTGGCGACGCCATTGTGCGCATCGGCCGGGCGCGCGCTACCCGGTATCTGGCGCGCCGCGCCGTGCGCGGGCAACACAGCTTTGTGCTGTATCAGGTAGACGCCAGCGGGCAGGCGACGCCGTGGGGCGAGTTGATCCCGGTGCATCCGGGCTTTGTCTGGCGCGCCAACAACGGCGTCAGCAGCTGGAGTGAAGGGTTGCCATGGTGGCTGCAGGACATGCGCCCGCAAGGTTTTCTGGGCCGCGCCTGGGGCCGTGCGCGCGCCAGCGCGCTAGCCTTGCCCGACGACGCGCAGGACTGGAGTGACGAGCATGTGCTGATTGCCCTGGCCGCTGGCGAAGCCGACGCACCAGGCAATCTTTTGATTGGCCAAGCCAGTCTGGCCGCCTGGCGCGACCATGCGCCGCTGTCACTGCACCGCGAGCAGCGCGCCGAGCACTATCCGCGCCTGGCGGCGCAGGTGATGGCGGGCGAGCCGATTGGCTCCAGCGCTGGCGGCGAACAGCCCAAATTCGCCGTACGGGTGGACGGCCAGGATGTGCTGGTGAAATTCAGCGCCGCCAATGACAACGCCGTCAGCCGGCGCTGGCGCGACCTGCTGCGTGCCGAACATCTGGCTTTGTGCTCACTGGCGGAACACGGCCTGGCTGCCGCCGACAGCGAAATTTTCGAGCACGACGGCCAGTGCTTTTTGCAGCTCACCCGCTTTGACCGCACCCCAGCCGGCGGCCGCCTGGCGCTGACCTCGCTAGCGGCGCTGGACGCCGAATTTCTTGGCCTGGGTGCAACCGTCTGGCCGCAATACACCGCCGCCCTGCTGACGCAACAACGCATCACCCCTCGCGCCCACCACGACGCCTGCCGGCTGTACGCCTTTGGCGTGCTGATTGGCAACACCGACATGCACACCGGCAACCTGTCGTTTCTGCACAACGGCCCATATCCGCTGGAACTCGCCCTCGCCTACGACATGCTGCCCATGGCCCTGGCCCCCAATCGCCAGGGCGATATGCGCGACAGCATCCCGCCCCCCGTGCTGAACAGTTGGGTGACGCCGGCGGTTTGGGCGGAGATGGAGGCGGTGGCGGAGGGGTATTGGGCGCGGGTGGGGTGGGGCCGGAGCGCGAGACTTCCGGATTGA
- a CDS encoding PQQ-dependent methanol/ethanol family dehydrogenase: MNTFFARNGWRVATCTLMVSAALAAPLAGAAVSDQDILNDAKTTGDVVSYGMGPQGQRFSTLTKLNTNTVKKLVPAWSFSFGGEKQRGQEAQPIIHDGVMYVTASYSRAYAVDARTGQKLWEYNARLPDGIMPCCDVINRGMAIYGDLVYFGTLDARLVALDRKTGKVVWTKTLGDYKAGYSYTAAPMIVKGKVITGVSGGEFGIVGKVEARDAKTGELVWSRPVIEGHMGTLNGKESTMTGTLNATWEGDQWKQGGGATWLGGTYDPETDTIFMGTGNPAPWNSWTRKGDNLYTASTLAINPDNGEIKWHLQTTPHDGWDFDGVNEFIPFDLKKDGKVVKAGAKADRNGFFFVADRTNGDLLGAYPFVSKITWAKGFDLKTKKPIVNPEGRPGNPFDPAQQAEGGKGKSVFSAPSFLGGKNWMPMAYSPKTELFYVPSNEWGMDIWNEPITYKKGAAYLGAGFTIKPLYEDHIGVLRAMDPKTGKIKWEYKNKAPLWGGVLSTAGDLVFTGTPEGFLKAFDAKTGQELWKFQTGSGVVGSPVTWEMDGEQYVSVVSGWGGAVPLWGGEVAKVVAHLTQGASVWVFKLPKN; the protein is encoded by the coding sequence ATGAACACATTTTTTGCGCGTAACGGCTGGCGTGTCGCCACCTGCACCCTGATGGTTTCCGCCGCCCTGGCTGCCCCGCTGGCCGGCGCTGCCGTCAGCGACCAGGACATTCTGAACGATGCCAAAACCACAGGCGACGTGGTGTCGTATGGCATGGGCCCGCAAGGCCAGCGCTTCAGCACGCTGACCAAGCTCAATACCAATACGGTGAAAAAACTGGTACCGGCGTGGAGTTTTTCCTTTGGTGGCGAAAAACAGCGCGGCCAGGAAGCCCAGCCGATCATTCATGACGGTGTGATGTACGTCACCGCCTCGTATTCGCGCGCTTACGCCGTGGACGCACGCACCGGGCAAAAGCTGTGGGAATACAACGCCCGCCTGCCCGACGGCATCATGCCGTGCTGCGACGTGATCAACCGTGGCATGGCCATCTACGGTGACCTGGTGTACTTCGGCACCCTGGACGCCCGTCTGGTGGCGCTGGACCGCAAGACCGGCAAGGTGGTGTGGACCAAGACCCTGGGCGACTACAAGGCAGGTTACTCGTACACCGCTGCGCCGATGATCGTGAAGGGCAAGGTCATCACCGGCGTGTCCGGCGGTGAGTTCGGCATTGTTGGCAAGGTGGAAGCCCGCGACGCCAAGACGGGCGAGCTGGTGTGGTCGCGTCCGGTGATCGAAGGCCATATGGGCACGCTCAATGGCAAGGAAAGCACCATGACCGGCACACTGAACGCCACCTGGGAAGGCGACCAGTGGAAGCAGGGCGGCGGCGCAACCTGGCTGGGCGGCACCTACGATCCGGAAACCGACACCATCTTCATGGGCACCGGCAACCCGGCGCCGTGGAACTCGTGGACGCGCAAGGGCGACAACCTGTACACCGCCTCCACCCTGGCTATCAACCCGGACAACGGCGAAATCAAGTGGCACTTGCAAACCACGCCGCACGACGGCTGGGACTTTGACGGCGTGAACGAATTCATCCCGTTTGACCTGAAAAAAGACGGCAAGGTAGTCAAGGCCGGGGCCAAGGCTGACCGCAATGGCTTCTTCTTTGTGGCTGACCGCACCAATGGCGACCTGCTCGGCGCCTACCCGTTCGTGTCCAAGATCACCTGGGCCAAGGGTTTCGACCTGAAGACCAAGAAACCGATCGTCAACCCGGAAGGCCGTCCGGGCAATCCGTTTGACCCGGCCCAGCAAGCGGAAGGCGGCAAGGGCAAGTCGGTGTTCTCTGCCCCGTCCTTCCTGGGCGGCAAGAACTGGATGCCGATGGCCTACAGCCCGAAGACCGAGCTGTTCTATGTGCCCAGCAATGAATGGGGCATGGACATCTGGAACGAGCCGATCACCTACAAGAAGGGTGCCGCCTACCTGGGCGCGGGCTTCACCATCAAGCCACTGTACGAAGACCACATTGGCGTGCTGCGCGCGATGGATCCGAAAACCGGCAAGATCAAGTGGGAGTACAAGAACAAGGCCCCGCTGTGGGGCGGCGTGCTGAGCACCGCCGGCGATCTGGTATTCACCGGTACCCCGGAAGGTTTCCTCAAGGCGTTTGACGCCAAGACCGGCCAGGAACTGTGGAAATTCCAGACGGGCTCCGGCGTGGTCGGCAGCCCGGTGACCTGGGAAATGGACGGCGAGCAATACGTCTCGGTGGTGTCTGGCTGGGGCGGCGCGGTGCCGCTGTGGGGCGGCGAAGTGGCCAAGGTGGTGGCGCACCTGACCCAGGGTGCCAGCGTCTGGGTATTCAAGCTGCCGAAAAACTGA
- a CDS encoding response regulator transcription factor, whose protein sequence is METTVLIADDHPLFREALRLVVAEALGPAAITLECASLHEAREQVDLHPGIELALMDLNMPGMDGLAGLASLRARMPTLPIIVVSADERHATVDAALRAGVSGFIPKSFSRADMAAAVNAVLEGDIFFPATSDRNTDAPPAYDPGMTDMAARIATLTKQERCILEYLIRGKSNKFVAIELDIAESTVKAHVSSILRKLKVHSRTLAVIKAGPLLQLG, encoded by the coding sequence ATGGAAACAACTGTTCTGATTGCCGATGATCATCCGCTGTTTCGTGAAGCCTTGCGTCTGGTGGTGGCCGAAGCCCTCGGCCCTGCCGCCATTACGCTGGAATGCGCCAGCCTGCACGAAGCCCGAGAACAAGTCGATCTGCATCCCGGCATCGAACTGGCACTGATGGATTTGAACATGCCCGGCATGGACGGGCTGGCCGGGCTGGCCAGCCTGCGTGCACGCATGCCCACCCTGCCCATCATCGTGGTGTCTGCCGATGAGCGCCACGCCACCGTGGATGCCGCGCTGCGCGCCGGGGTGTCCGGCTTCATTCCGAAGTCATTTTCCCGCGCCGACATGGCCGCTGCGGTGAATGCCGTGCTGGAAGGCGACATCTTCTTTCCGGCCACCAGCGACCGCAACACCGACGCTCCGCCTGCCTACGACCCCGGCATGACCGACATGGCGGCACGCATTGCCACGTTGACCAAGCAGGAACGCTGTATTCTGGAATACCTGATTCGCGGCAAATCCAACAAGTTTGTGGCAATTGAGCTGGATATTGCCGAAAGCACAGTCAAGGCGCATGTGTCGTCGATTTTGCGCAAACTCAAGGTACACAGCCGCACCCTGGCGGTGATCAAGGCCGGGCCGTTATTGCAGCTGGGGTGA
- a CDS encoding pentapeptide repeat-containing protein: MLIASLARAVCLTLGLVLAWPTLADEPPAGSLAAETVINGCRIAPKTQCPGANLRHADLKAANLAGANLAGADLRRADLRMANLTGANLDGADLTGARLNRGYLAGASLKNARLVAADFELARLMRADFSGADLTAASLEAARAAYAVFHNTQLIAANLQETKFNGANFWNARMEHCVIRYAIFPEAFFEGCQGCPHDW; encoded by the coding sequence ATGTTGATCGCGTCTCTTGCCCGGGCCGTGTGCCTGACGCTGGGCCTGGTGCTGGCCTGGCCAACGCTGGCCGACGAACCGCCGGCGGGCAGCCTGGCCGCCGAAACCGTGATCAACGGCTGCCGGATTGCGCCTAAAACCCAATGTCCGGGGGCCAATTTACGCCATGCTGACCTGAAGGCAGCCAATCTGGCCGGGGCCAACCTGGCCGGGGCGGATTTGCGCCGTGCCGACTTGCGCATGGCCAACCTCACCGGGGCCAATCTGGACGGGGCCGATTTGACCGGAGCCCGACTGAACCGGGGGTATCTGGCTGGCGCTTCGCTGAAAAATGCCCGGCTGGTGGCCGCTGATTTTGAACTGGCGCGGCTGATGCGTGCCGATTTTTCCGGGGCGGACCTGACCGCCGCCAGCCTGGAAGCCGCCCGCGCCGCCTATGCGGTATTTCACAATACCCAACTGATTGCCGCCAATCTGCAGGAAACCAAATTTAACGGTGCCAACTTCTGGAATGCGCGGATGGAACACTGTGTGATCCGCTACGCGATTTTCCCGGAAGCGTTTTTTGAGGGCTGCCAAGGCTGTCCACATGACTGGTAA
- a CDS encoding methanol/ethanol family PQQ-dependent dehydrogenase → MQHTIKATSRAGLGKTVLSLSVLLALSAGAQAGNAKVSWEDIVNDDKTPKDVLMYGMGLKGQRFSALKQVNTRTVANLVPAWSFSFGGEKQRGQETQAIVHDGVIYVTASYSRLYAIDAKTGKQLWAYEHRLAEDIRPCCDVVNRGAAVYGDKVYFGTLDASIVALNKDTGKVVWKEKFGDHKIGYTMTGAPTIVKDQKTGRMLLVHGSSGDEFGVVGWLYARDPDTGKEIWARPMVEGHMGRMDGKPSTPTGDTSAPSWPNDPNSPTGKVEAWSHGGGAPWQSATFDLENNTIVIGAGNPAPWNTHKRSPGDSLFTSGQAYVDASTGELKGFYQHTPNDAWDFSGNNEIVLFDYKDPKTGKTIKAGAHADRNGFFYVTDRTQLANGAGYPNKPTALLNAFPFVEKISWATHIDLKTGRPVEPTPSNRPPLPEAGEAHGKSVFVSPPFLGGKNWNPMSYNPDTGLFYVAANHWGMDYWTENVTYKPGSAYLGQGFRIKRLFDDHVGTLRAIDPRTGKIVWDHKEVFPFWAGTLSTAGGLLFTGTSDGYVKAFDAKNGKELWKFQTGSGIVSSPVTWELDGEQYLGLASGYGGAVPLWGGDMAQLTKQVNQGGSFWVFKLAKPVR, encoded by the coding sequence ATGCAGCATACAATCAAGGCAACATCACGAGCCGGGCTGGGCAAAACTGTTCTGAGCCTGTCGGTGCTTCTGGCGCTGTCGGCTGGCGCGCAGGCGGGTAACGCCAAGGTCAGCTGGGAGGATATTGTCAACGACGACAAAACCCCCAAAGACGTGCTGATGTACGGCATGGGCCTGAAAGGCCAGCGCTTCAGCGCGCTCAAGCAGGTAAACACCCGCACGGTGGCCAATCTGGTGCCGGCCTGGAGTTTTTCGTTTGGTGGCGAAAAACAGCGTGGCCAGGAAACCCAGGCGATTGTTCACGATGGGGTGATTTATGTCACCGCCTCGTATTCACGGCTGTACGCCATCGATGCCAAAACCGGCAAGCAGCTGTGGGCGTATGAACATCGGCTGGCGGAAGATATTCGCCCCTGCTGCGATGTGGTGAATCGTGGTGCAGCGGTATACGGCGACAAGGTGTATTTCGGCACGCTGGATGCCAGCATCGTGGCACTGAATAAAGACACCGGCAAGGTGGTATGGAAAGAGAAATTCGGCGACCACAAGATTGGCTACACCATGACCGGTGCGCCAACCATCGTCAAGGACCAGAAAACCGGGCGCATGCTGCTGGTGCATGGTTCGTCCGGTGATGAGTTTGGCGTGGTGGGCTGGCTGTATGCCCGCGATCCGGATACCGGCAAGGAAATCTGGGCGCGCCCGATGGTGGAAGGCCATATGGGCCGGATGGATGGCAAGCCGTCCACCCCGACCGGCGACACCAGCGCACCATCGTGGCCTAACGACCCGAATTCGCCCACGGGCAAGGTGGAAGCCTGGAGCCATGGCGGCGGTGCCCCGTGGCAAAGCGCCACCTTCGACCTGGAAAACAACACCATCGTGATTGGTGCCGGCAACCCGGCCCCGTGGAACACCCACAAGCGCTCGCCGGGGGATTCGCTGTTCACCTCTGGCCAGGCTTATGTGGACGCCAGCACCGGCGAACTGAAGGGCTTTTACCAGCACACTCCGAACGATGCCTGGGACTTCTCCGGCAATAACGAAATCGTGCTGTTCGACTACAAAGACCCGAAAACCGGCAAGACCATCAAGGCCGGTGCCCACGCTGACCGCAATGGCTTTTTCTATGTGACCGACCGTACCCAGTTGGCCAACGGTGCCGGCTACCCGAACAAGCCCACCGCGCTGCTGAACGCTTTTCCGTTTGTGGAAAAAATCTCCTGGGCCACCCACATCGACCTGAAAACCGGTCGCCCGGTGGAGCCAACGCCGAGCAACCGTCCGCCGCTGCCAGAAGCCGGTGAAGCCCACGGCAAGAGCGTGTTCGTCTCGCCACCCTTCCTGGGCGGCAAAAACTGGAACCCGATGTCCTACAACCCGGACACCGGCCTGTTCTATGTGGCCGCCAACCACTGGGGCATGGACTACTGGACGGAAAACGTCACCTACAAGCCAGGATCGGCCTACCTGGGCCAGGGCTTCCGTATCAAGCGCCTGTTTGACGACCATGTTGGCACTCTGCGCGCCATCGACCCACGCACCGGCAAGATTGTCTGGGACCACAAAGAAGTCTTCCCGTTCTGGGCCGGCACCTTGTCCACTGCCGGCGGCCTGCTGTTCACCGGCACCTCGGATGGCTATGTGAAGGCCTTCGATGCCAAAAACGGCAAGGAACTGTGGAAATTCCAGACCGGCTCCGGGATTGTCTCCTCGCCAGTGACCTGGGAGCTGGACGGTGAGCAATACCTCGGCCTGGCCTCTGGCTACGGCGGTGCAGTGCCACTGTGGGGCGGCGATATGGCGCAACTGACCAAGCAGGTTAACCAGGGCGGCAGCTTCTGGGTATTCAAGCTGGCCAAGCCGGTACGTTAA